The Nitrospira sp. genome contains a region encoding:
- the tatC gene encoding twin-arginine translocase subunit TatC, which produces MEQVVNPLVVHIASVKRRLVIIGATLLGSLIVTFSFSAEMIAWLNKPFPNQLAFYGPTEALFASIKVSLLAAVILSLPVIFYQSWKFIEPALLAKEQRWAIPLFCAAGSLFALGLVFCNLVILPLVIDLFVNFGLDRDVTPQLSVGTYIDFNVKFLLIFGCAFELPLVMTLAAMTGMASAHTFVRYRKHAVLSCLIVSAIVTPDATLFTMLLMAVPLMVLYEIGILGARLFGRSQDQSGVDLPLDPDLPINTAGTRVR; this is translated from the coding sequence ATGGAACAGGTCGTCAATCCGCTTGTCGTCCATATCGCATCCGTCAAGCGACGATTGGTCATCATCGGCGCAACCCTTTTGGGTTCGTTGATCGTGACGTTCTCTTTTTCAGCCGAGATGATCGCTTGGCTGAATAAACCGTTCCCGAACCAGCTCGCGTTTTATGGACCCACGGAGGCGCTGTTCGCCTCGATCAAGGTCTCGTTGCTCGCGGCCGTCATTCTCAGTCTTCCCGTTATCTTCTACCAGTCCTGGAAGTTCATCGAGCCGGCGTTGTTGGCGAAAGAACAACGATGGGCGATTCCCCTGTTTTGTGCGGCTGGAAGTCTCTTCGCACTGGGACTGGTATTCTGCAATTTAGTCATTCTGCCGCTGGTGATCGATCTGTTTGTGAACTTCGGGCTCGACCGGGATGTGACGCCCCAGTTGAGTGTCGGGACGTACATTGATTTCAATGTGAAATTCCTGCTCATCTTCGGCTGCGCGTTCGAATTGCCGTTGGTGATGACGCTGGCGGCGATGACCGGAATGGCATCCGCGCACACGTTTGTGCGGTATCGGAAACATGCCGTTTTGTCGTGTCTCATCGTCTCCGCCATCGTCACCCCTGACGCGACGCTCTTTACTATGCTTCTGATGGCGGTTCCGTTGATGGTGCTGTATGAGATCGGAATCCTCGGCGCCCGCTTGTTCGGCCGGAGCCAGGACCAAAGTGGAGTCGATTTGCCGCTTGATCCGGATTTGCCGATCAATACTGCCGGAACGAGGGTTCGATGA
- a CDS encoding peptidylprolyl isomerase: protein MGEIILRFFPDVAPGHVSNFIKLSKEGFYNGTTFHRVIPGFMIQGGDPNSKESDRSSHGMGGPGYKVKAEFNSKPHKRGIVSMARANDPDSAGSQFFICIADANFLDWQYTVFGEVVSGMDVADKIVTMKRDGRDNPLERAEMTVIVSEG, encoded by the coding sequence ATGGGAGAAATCATTCTCAGATTTTTCCCGGACGTGGCGCCCGGGCATGTCAGCAACTTTATCAAGCTCTCCAAAGAAGGGTTCTACAATGGGACGACGTTTCACCGCGTCATCCCCGGTTTCATGATCCAAGGAGGAGATCCGAACAGCAAAGAGTCCGACCGGTCGTCACATGGAATGGGTGGACCAGGGTATAAGGTAAAGGCTGAATTCAACAGTAAGCCTCATAAGCGGGGCATTGTCTCAATGGCTCGGGCGAATGATCCGGATAGTGCCGGTTCTCAGTTCTTTATCTGCATCGCGGACGCTAATTTCCTCGACTGGCAATATACGGTGTTCGGGGAAGTTGTCAGCGGCATGGATGTGGCCGACAAGATCGTCACGATGAAACGCGATGGGCGAGACAATCCGTTGGAGCGCGCAGAGATGACCGTGATCGTGAGCGAAGGGTAG